One window from the genome of Bdellovibrio sp. NC01 encodes:
- a CDS encoding pentapeptide repeat-containing protein produces the protein MKDQIKRIIEMSKSGALTDDQATALIDELMKKSQAEGSNESSSERGDSREERRRGRADRDRFRERGPWSRGPRDHRRGPPHFASFIHDKIHEKMGEAFRGFNPQEDGEDNSITMSKFEAPSGPNSEFKANSITMSSFADVMLQQSKMNENRIDASRVEDLHLNSSQISKIGVAGSSLKDMQLLKSEIIGTHFHGCKVSDVQLNDESSITETEFNGCMFKDVQLSNESEIADSTFNGVSIQDMNMGSSLLDGLDMNGVAFHDVHFMNSTMKDCVLKGASFRDANFMNCQFSEVIFTADESWSLRKKGFVDMHFENCQFHKTVFSDCTFTDVTIRNVNLSDIKIQNIQLSDVEIDGNEAFLAAVGLAK, from the coding sequence ATGAAAGATCAAATTAAACGAATTATTGAAATGAGTAAAAGCGGCGCACTTACTGATGATCAGGCGACGGCCCTCATTGATGAGTTGATGAAGAAGTCTCAAGCGGAGGGCTCCAATGAGTCATCTTCTGAGAGAGGAGATTCTCGCGAAGAACGTCGTCGCGGTCGCGCGGACCGTGACCGTTTCAGAGAGCGTGGTCCATGGTCCCGTGGCCCGCGTGATCATCGCAGAGGACCTCCTCACTTCGCCTCTTTTATTCATGATAAAATTCACGAAAAAATGGGTGAGGCTTTCCGCGGCTTCAATCCCCAAGAAGATGGTGAAGACAACTCTATCACGATGAGCAAATTTGAAGCGCCATCGGGACCCAATTCAGAATTCAAAGCGAATTCCATCACGATGTCATCGTTTGCAGACGTCATGCTTCAACAATCGAAGATGAACGAAAACCGCATTGATGCAAGCCGTGTGGAAGATCTGCATTTGAACAGCAGCCAGATTTCTAAGATCGGCGTGGCGGGGAGTTCCTTAAAAGATATGCAGCTACTTAAAAGCGAAATCATCGGCACGCACTTCCATGGTTGCAAAGTCAGCGACGTGCAATTGAACGATGAAAGCAGCATCACAGAAACAGAATTCAACGGCTGCATGTTCAAAGATGTGCAATTGTCGAATGAATCGGAAATCGCTGATAGCACTTTCAACGGAGTCAGCATTCAAGACATGAACATGGGTTCAAGCTTGCTTGATGGCCTTGATATGAATGGTGTGGCTTTCCATGATGTGCATTTCATGAATTCCACGATGAAAGACTGCGTGCTTAAAGGTGCCTCATTCCGTGATGCTAATTTTATGAACTGCCAATTTTCGGAGGTGATTTTTACTGCCGATGAATCCTGGTCACTTCGTAAAAAAGGTTTCGTCGACATGCACTTTGAAAACTGCCAATTCCATAAAACAGTTTTTTCCGATTGCACGTTCACTGACGTCACAATCCGCAATGTAAATTTAAGCGATATTAAAATTCAAAATATTCAACTGTCTGATGTCGAAATCGACGGGAACGAAGCCTTCCTGGCAGCAGTTGGTTTAGCTAAGTAG
- a CDS encoding protein-glutamine glutaminase family protein, producing MAILPLLVAGAVSAAERCEFALLGEEPSSYLEPSRSFIGNEFNLVLNDFNMAFIDKVVNRGAEITPEARAQFQAILKDLEIADLKLSKDVTSLLGRTLTKEQATALKLARALGRTEKGENKNLSAFSGNYTELQLERKDRILDLAGFSFEERAAIVGNKFVEDILTKYTAENLIWDNTAKTPEEAVAMNNEVLKQMNAESAATYSGKKINALDKQTVRKLYEEVTRHPVARLLKVNKYDPDHKMGFCFGRAMTAHLEALYMGIDKNSIRKVFVAGSMKAIVGDIIWQFHVATAVKSSDGGWWVIDPFVGKPVKLDQWYAKMYKQDTKGTLRLYVTEASRLGATDGARYNRAHLMEEYYNNYFKDLIQYYRLKANNELPKKSVWIKIFDWTLSVLRIGI from the coding sequence TTGGCAATACTACCACTCCTGGTTGCAGGAGCGGTTTCCGCGGCGGAACGCTGCGAGTTTGCTTTATTGGGTGAAGAGCCAAGTTCTTATCTAGAACCATCACGCAGTTTCATCGGCAATGAATTCAATCTCGTCCTGAATGATTTCAACATGGCGTTCATCGACAAGGTCGTGAATCGTGGTGCTGAAATCACACCGGAAGCGCGCGCTCAATTCCAAGCTATCCTTAAAGATCTTGAAATCGCAGACCTAAAACTTTCAAAAGATGTAACAAGCCTGCTAGGTCGCACGCTGACGAAAGAGCAAGCGACAGCTTTGAAGCTTGCTCGCGCATTAGGTCGCACTGAAAAAGGCGAAAACAAAAATTTAAGCGCGTTTTCAGGCAATTACACAGAACTGCAATTAGAGCGTAAAGATCGTATTTTAGATCTTGCCGGATTCAGTTTCGAAGAACGGGCCGCCATCGTCGGAAATAAATTTGTTGAAGACATTCTTACGAAATACACAGCAGAAAACTTGATCTGGGATAACACAGCTAAAACTCCTGAAGAAGCTGTGGCGATGAATAACGAAGTATTAAAGCAGATGAATGCTGAATCTGCGGCTACGTATTCAGGCAAAAAGATCAATGCGCTTGATAAACAAACGGTGCGTAAGCTTTATGAAGAAGTGACACGTCATCCGGTGGCGCGACTTTTAAAAGTAAACAAATACGATCCCGATCATAAAATGGGATTCTGTTTTGGCCGTGCGATGACTGCACATCTGGAAGCGTTGTACATGGGTATCGATAAGAACTCGATCCGCAAAGTCTTTGTGGCGGGGTCTATGAAAGCTATCGTCGGCGATATCATCTGGCAATTCCATGTCGCGACGGCAGTTAAAAGCAGCGATGGCGGTTGGTGGGTGATTGATCCGTTCGTTGGTAAGCCAGTGAAACTCGATCAATGGTACGCGAAAATGTACAAGCAAGACACAAAAGGAACTTTGCGCCTTTACGTGACTGAAGCTTCAAGATTGGGCGCGACAGATGGTGCACGCTACAACCGCGCTCATCTGATGGAAGAATATTATAACAACTACTTCAAAGATTTGATCCAATACTATCGCTTAAAAGCGAACAACGAACTTCCAAAGAAGTCGGTGTGGATCAAGATCTTCGATTGGACTTTGTCAGTTTTAAGAATTGGAATTTAA
- a CDS encoding helix-turn-helix domain-containing protein — MARGEEAFFQDKIDTMVEKIKKKPLFDETCIFSLGARLLGDKWTIIVLVVLMEGKKRYGELQKQIPTISPKMLTQTLKKLEDLELIKREVFPEVPPRVEYELTSFGKSVRPAITVLCEWSVGHEAKIRKVAKNI, encoded by the coding sequence ATGGCACGCGGAGAAGAAGCTTTTTTCCAAGACAAAATTGATACGATGGTTGAAAAAATCAAAAAGAAACCGCTTTTTGATGAGACGTGTATTTTCAGTCTGGGGGCGCGACTACTTGGCGATAAGTGGACAATCATCGTGCTGGTTGTTTTGATGGAAGGTAAAAAACGCTACGGAGAATTGCAGAAGCAAATTCCTACGATTTCACCGAAAATGCTGACACAAACTTTGAAAAAGCTTGAAGACTTAGAGCTTATCAAACGCGAAGTCTTTCCTGAAGTTCCTCCGCGTGTGGAATATGAACTGACAAGCTTTGGTAAAAGCGTCAGGCCCGCGATCACTGTGCTTTGCGAGTGGTCTGTCGGGCACGAAGCTAAAATTAGAAAAGTCGCTAAGAATATCTAA
- a CDS encoding DUF2089 domain-containing protein, with translation MSNIDSNILCPVCHGLLSPTVLSCGHCDIRVEGPFQLNEFATLSPEDLHFLRIFIRCEGRVRDMEPALGLSYPTIRNRLTQLKNKLVGEYEERAKGEPPKPLTTEEVLTRLEKGEITFDEAMALIKTTKGS, from the coding sequence ATGAGCAATATCGATTCAAATATTCTATGCCCAGTATGCCACGGCCTTTTGAGCCCTACGGTCTTGTCATGTGGTCATTGCGACATCCGTGTTGAAGGTCCCTTTCAGTTGAATGAGTTCGCGACTCTATCGCCTGAGGATCTGCACTTCTTACGTATCTTCATTCGCTGTGAAGGACGAGTGCGCGACATGGAGCCTGCTTTGGGTCTGAGCTATCCCACAATCCGCAATCGTCTGACTCAACTGAAAAATAAATTAGTCGGTGAGTACGAGGAGCGCGCAAAAGGGGAACCACCAAAACCTCTGACAACAGAAGAGGTTCTTACTCGTCTTGAAAAAGGCGAAATCACTTTTGACGAAGCGATGGCTTTGATCAAAACAACGAAAGGCTCGTAA
- a CDS encoding aspartate:alanine exchanger family transporter, whose protein sequence is MDFKLLIANHPEITIFFAILLGNFIGKIKIGHFSLGAVIGTLIAGLIVGIFVVPDIPEIVRWAFFDLFLFAIGYSVGPQFFSSLRRSALPQIIITVTVNLGGLFAAIACAYFFRFDTGTTAGVLSGALTQSAALGTGINAIHSLPISEDQKAVLTTNVPIADAMTYVFGDLGLILILVVILPALFKIDLKKESAALEESLKKDGIGGASESFFKTANKETVRAYVVTNPKYIGRPISEIEHEFKDNRMFIEKVSRDGKVQEVDTNFVLQKSDLVTVTGWRSGFIHGVEAIGPEVDSHQMLTVETQERKVFITNKEYDGMKMSQLAERGRGLYLRKITRGGVELPIGANLELHRGDVLYLIGAPKDLNVATSKLGFAESDPKKSDLAFIGACICIGIILGMFSLQVHDIPLGLGASGSVLVVGLIAGWAQKRVPYIGSIPESAQQILIDIGLIVFIAVVGLKAGPHAVDAIKEGGYPMVLKILGAGAITTVVGPFLGFFVGRFLLKQNAATTLATIGGAQTAMPSLNAIQDASGSKVLATSFTLPYAIGNILLTLWGPVIVAVSRLWQ, encoded by the coding sequence ATGGATTTCAAATTACTGATCGCAAATCACCCCGAGATTACAATTTTTTTCGCGATCCTGCTTGGAAATTTCATCGGTAAAATTAAGATCGGTCATTTCTCCTTGGGAGCCGTCATTGGAACTTTGATTGCCGGTTTAATCGTCGGTATTTTTGTGGTGCCTGATATTCCTGAAATCGTGCGCTGGGCGTTCTTTGATTTGTTCTTGTTCGCAATTGGTTATTCAGTGGGGCCGCAATTTTTTTCTTCTTTGCGACGATCGGCTTTGCCACAAATTATCATCACTGTGACTGTGAACTTGGGCGGTTTGTTCGCGGCCATTGCCTGCGCTTATTTCTTTCGCTTTGATACGGGTACAACAGCGGGTGTTTTATCAGGGGCACTGACCCAATCCGCTGCTTTGGGTACGGGTATCAACGCCATTCACAGTTTACCAATTTCCGAAGATCAAAAAGCAGTTCTAACAACGAATGTTCCAATCGCCGACGCCATGACATACGTGTTCGGTGACTTAGGATTAATTCTTATTTTAGTCGTGATCTTACCTGCCCTTTTCAAAATTGATTTGAAAAAAGAAAGTGCCGCCCTTGAAGAGTCGTTAAAAAAAGACGGCATCGGAGGTGCTTCGGAAAGCTTTTTCAAAACTGCGAACAAAGAAACCGTTCGCGCTTATGTCGTCACCAACCCCAAATATATTGGTCGGCCGATCTCTGAAATTGAACATGAATTCAAAGACAATCGCATGTTCATTGAAAAAGTCAGCCGCGATGGAAAAGTTCAAGAGGTCGACACCAATTTCGTTTTACAAAAAAGCGACTTGGTCACGGTCACGGGCTGGCGTTCGGGATTCATTCACGGCGTTGAGGCCATCGGCCCTGAAGTTGACAGCCACCAAATGCTGACTGTTGAAACTCAAGAACGAAAAGTATTTATCACCAACAAAGAATACGACGGCATGAAGATGTCACAACTTGCTGAACGCGGTCGAGGCCTGTATTTAAGAAAAATCACCCGCGGAGGAGTCGAGCTGCCTATCGGTGCCAACCTTGAATTGCATCGCGGTGACGTCCTTTATCTGATCGGCGCACCAAAAGATTTAAACGTTGCGACTTCTAAATTAGGTTTTGCGGAAAGCGATCCAAAAAAATCGGATCTGGCATTTATCGGTGCCTGTATTTGTATTGGTATTATTTTAGGTATGTTCAGTTTGCAGGTTCATGACATCCCTTTGGGATTAGGCGCCAGCGGCTCCGTCCTTGTCGTCGGCTTGATCGCAGGTTGGGCACAAAAAAGAGTTCCGTACATTGGTTCAATCCCAGAATCCGCGCAGCAAATATTAATCGATATTGGCTTGATTGTATTTATCGCTGTTGTCGGGCTGAAAGCTGGCCCGCATGCGGTCGATGCCATTAAAGAAGGTGGTTACCCGATGGTTCTTAAGATCCTGGGGGCCGGAGCGATCACGACAGTCGTAGGACCATTTTTGGGTTTTTTCGTGGGACGCTTTCTATTAAAACAAAATGCCGCGACGACGTTAGCGACCATTGGTGGCGCACAGACCGCAATGCCTTCTTTAAATGCGATTCAAGACGCATCCGGCAGTAAGGTTCTTGCCACTTCCTTTACATTGCCTTATGCGATCGGAAATATTCTTCTGACGCTATGGGGCCCGGTGATTGTTGCAGTCTCGCGATTGTGGCAGTAA
- a CDS encoding GFA family protein, with the protein MSTIPASPYSKLDFSFPIRGSRNCGAVVFTATEKPRIAFHCHCEHCQKFSSSGHASYVLFNKETSKISGKTSTWSYLADSGNTTTKHFCSTCGTQVYSQTSGHPNNMIVAASCLEAKDLFIPSIAMFTKHAAPWDLIAENLARYEAGV; encoded by the coding sequence ATGTCAACGATTCCAGCAAGCCCCTACAGCAAACTTGATTTTTCATTTCCTATTCGCGGTTCCCGCAACTGCGGCGCTGTGGTATTTACAGCCACAGAAAAACCACGAATTGCCTTTCACTGTCATTGTGAACACTGTCAGAAATTTTCTTCGAGTGGTCACGCTTCTTATGTTTTATTTAATAAAGAGACTTCAAAAATTTCAGGAAAAACTTCGACGTGGAGCTATCTTGCCGACAGCGGAAACACGACGACAAAACATTTTTGCAGCACCTGTGGCACTCAAGTCTACAGTCAGACCAGTGGACATCCCAATAACATGATTGTGGCCGCTTCTTGCTTAGAAGCGAAAGACCTTTTCATCCCAAGTATCGCCATGTTTACAAAACACGCCGCCCCTTGGGATCTGATTGCTGAAAACCTGGCTCGCTATGAAGCGGGCGTTTAG
- a CDS encoding ABC transporter substrate-binding protein: MKSCFIFLTFFCVIIFCPKGFSEVKTNEFEFVGYEVEPFYFKSGTEGITGAYFEIMTETCKHLQMRCKFRIITNFREVFKLVRDGKVDSSGPYAFIQPREQALYFSPPLFKTGYGFYGLKKNVTPIKSLNDLRGLSIGVLYPSNTSLSLTRINEFVDGKIKFVPETSVPKLLQGAEHNNYPLIYLNTDAARVQIAKRHSPLEQVPKLGETAEYYIVFSKQLVTPERFEKIKKALEELRGSIFFQEVAKKYQLQPSDEKTN; the protein is encoded by the coding sequence ATGAAATCTTGCTTTATTTTTCTGACTTTCTTTTGTGTGATCATCTTTTGCCCCAAAGGATTTTCAGAGGTAAAAACCAATGAATTCGAATTCGTCGGTTACGAAGTCGAACCGTTCTATTTTAAATCTGGCACAGAAGGCATCACTGGCGCTTATTTCGAAATCATGACCGAAACCTGCAAGCATTTGCAGATGCGCTGTAAATTCAGAATCATTACGAACTTCCGCGAAGTATTCAAACTGGTTCGTGATGGCAAGGTGGATTCTTCAGGACCGTATGCGTTTATTCAACCCCGCGAACAAGCGTTGTATTTCAGTCCCCCTCTCTTTAAAACTGGTTATGGCTTTTATGGTTTAAAGAAGAATGTCACACCAATTAAATCACTCAACGATCTTCGAGGGCTTTCCATCGGGGTCCTTTATCCGTCGAATACCTCTTTGAGCCTTACCCGCATCAACGAATTTGTAGACGGCAAAATTAAATTCGTCCCTGAAACATCGGTTCCGAAACTGCTGCAAGGAGCTGAGCACAATAACTATCCTTTAATTTATTTAAATACTGATGCGGCACGAGTGCAGATTGCAAAACGCCACAGCCCCCTTGAGCAAGTTCCCAAGCTGGGCGAGACCGCAGAATATTATATCGTATTTTCAAAGCAGCTGGTGACGCCTGAACGTTTCGAGAAAATCAAAAAAGCTCTTGAAGAATTGCGCGGTTCCATTTTCTTCCAAGAGGTTGCAAAGAAATACCAATTGCAACCCTCTGACGAAAAAACCAATTAA
- the cobB gene encoding Sir2 family NAD+-dependent deacetylase, whose protein sequence is MNTLLFKNIVILTGAGISAESGIRTFRDQNGLWEDHRIEDVATPEAFHRNPELVQRFYNARRAQLKDPQIKPNAAHLALAELEKQWEGDFLLVTQNVDNLHRRAGSKNLLHMHGRLDRVRCLSCEEEFEWLEDVAVNEDCPHCGIKGALRPDIVWFGEMPYHMEQIYDALEKADLFISIGTSGNVYPAAGFVQLAWKARKIEVNMKDTEISRAFAEHFVGPATEQVPHLISLLLGE, encoded by the coding sequence GTGAACACTCTGCTCTTCAAAAACATCGTGATCCTTACTGGTGCAGGCATTTCCGCCGAGTCAGGGATTCGCACGTTCAGAGATCAGAATGGCTTGTGGGAAGATCATCGCATCGAAGACGTAGCGACGCCCGAGGCCTTTCATCGCAACCCGGAATTAGTTCAACGCTTCTACAACGCGAGAAGAGCTCAACTGAAAGATCCACAAATTAAGCCTAACGCCGCACATCTTGCTCTGGCAGAGCTGGAAAAGCAGTGGGAAGGCGACTTTCTGCTCGTAACACAAAACGTCGACAATCTTCACCGCAGAGCGGGTTCTAAAAATCTGCTGCACATGCATGGCAGGCTGGATCGCGTGCGTTGTTTGAGTTGCGAAGAAGAGTTTGAGTGGCTGGAAGATGTCGCTGTAAATGAGGATTGTCCTCATTGCGGCATCAAAGGTGCGCTTCGCCCTGACATCGTGTGGTTTGGTGAAATGCCTTACCATATGGAGCAAATTTACGACGCGCTTGAGAAAGCCGATTTATTTATCTCGATCGGCACCAGCGGCAACGTCTACCCTGCCGCAGGTTTTGTGCAACTTGCCTGGAAAGCACGCAAAATTGAAGTGAACATGAAAGACACCGAAATTTCTAGAGCATTTGCGGAACACTTTGTAGGTCCCGCAACCGAGCAGGTGCCTCACCTGATTTCACTTCTGCTTGGAGAATAA
- a CDS encoding aconitate hydratase, translating to MASKIETTPEMVQNVYKKTAERLAVVRNRLNRPLTLAEKILFGHLDDPQNQELVRGESFLLLRPDRVAMQDATAQMALLQFMLAGKDEAAVPSTVHCDHLIQAYKGKDQDMTVANSTNKEVYDFLATASSRYNIGFWHPGAGIIHQVILENYAFPGGLMIGTDSHTPNAGGLGMCAVGVGGSDASDVMVGLPWEVKNPKLIGVHLKGKLNGWASAKDVILKLCGMLTVKGGTDKVVEYFGEGTSSISCTGKATITNMGAELGATCSVFPYDDRMGAYLGSTGRTELATIAAAHKDILSADADVIANPGKYFDEVYEIDLSALEPHLVGPHTPDLARPISALKKEVAEKGYTVKISSALIGSCTNSSYEDIGRAAFVAKQAMEVGVKMESPFLVSPGSTQIQNTIERDGQMATFNEVGATVLANACGPCIGQWRRDDVKSGEKNTIVTSFNRNFRARNDANPETLAFIASPEIVMALGLAGRLDFNPMTDELVGPKGSVKLQAPVAPELPAKGFIADTVGYQKPAGATASVAVNPASDRLQLLSPFTKWDGKDFVDNLVLAKAKGKCTTDHISPGGKWLNYRGHLDNISNNMLLGADNAFTGEIGKGKNQLTGETGIEFAQIARSYQKAHQGWVIIGDENYGEGSSREHAAMCPRHLGATAVITKSFARIHETNLKKQGVLALTFVNPKDYDKVQEADKVSLVDLKDLAPGKNVKMNIKHADGSTESIELKHTYNAEQLKWFRAGSALNLIRGL from the coding sequence ATGGCTTCGAAAATCGAAACTACGCCAGAAATGGTGCAGAACGTTTACAAGAAGACAGCTGAAAGACTTGCAGTTGTTCGTAATCGTTTGAATCGTCCTCTTACTCTTGCAGAAAAAATCTTGTTCGGTCACTTAGATGATCCACAAAATCAAGAATTAGTTCGTGGTGAAAGCTTTTTGCTTTTGAGACCAGACCGCGTAGCGATGCAAGATGCGACAGCACAAATGGCTTTGTTGCAATTCATGCTAGCAGGTAAAGATGAAGCTGCTGTTCCTTCAACGGTTCACTGTGACCACTTGATCCAAGCTTACAAAGGTAAAGATCAAGACATGACTGTTGCGAATTCTACAAACAAAGAAGTTTATGACTTCTTGGCGACAGCTTCTTCTCGTTACAACATCGGCTTCTGGCATCCAGGCGCTGGTATCATTCACCAAGTTATTCTTGAGAACTACGCGTTCCCAGGTGGTTTGATGATCGGTACGGACTCTCACACTCCGAATGCGGGTGGTTTGGGTATGTGTGCTGTTGGTGTTGGTGGTTCTGACGCTTCTGACGTGATGGTTGGTCTTCCTTGGGAAGTGAAAAATCCGAAATTGATCGGTGTTCACTTGAAAGGTAAATTGAACGGTTGGGCTTCTGCAAAAGACGTGATCTTGAAACTTTGCGGAATGCTAACTGTTAAAGGTGGTACAGATAAAGTTGTTGAGTACTTCGGTGAAGGTACTTCATCAATTTCTTGTACTGGTAAAGCAACGATCACAAACATGGGTGCTGAGTTGGGTGCAACTTGCTCTGTATTCCCATACGACGATCGCATGGGCGCGTACCTTGGTTCAACAGGTCGCACTGAGCTTGCAACGATCGCAGCTGCTCACAAAGACATCTTGTCTGCGGATGCTGACGTTATCGCAAATCCAGGTAAATACTTCGACGAAGTTTACGAAATCGATTTGTCTGCTTTGGAACCACACCTTGTTGGTCCTCACACTCCAGACTTGGCTCGTCCAATCTCTGCACTTAAAAAAGAAGTGGCTGAGAAAGGTTACACAGTTAAGATTTCTTCTGCATTGATCGGCTCTTGCACGAACTCTTCTTACGAAGATATCGGTCGTGCAGCTTTCGTAGCAAAACAAGCTATGGAAGTGGGCGTGAAAATGGAATCTCCATTCTTGGTTTCTCCAGGTTCAACACAAATCCAAAACACAATTGAACGTGATGGCCAAATGGCAACGTTCAACGAAGTAGGCGCGACAGTTCTTGCGAACGCTTGCGGTCCTTGCATCGGTCAATGGAGACGTGACGACGTTAAATCTGGCGAGAAGAATACAATCGTAACTTCTTTCAACCGTAACTTCCGCGCACGTAACGATGCGAACCCAGAAACTTTGGCGTTCATCGCATCTCCTGAAATCGTAATGGCTTTGGGTCTTGCGGGTCGTTTGGATTTCAATCCTATGACTGACGAATTGGTTGGACCAAAAGGTTCAGTGAAATTGCAAGCTCCAGTAGCTCCTGAATTGCCTGCAAAAGGTTTCATCGCTGATACAGTTGGTTACCAAAAACCAGCAGGTGCAACAGCGTCTGTAGCAGTCAATCCGGCTTCGGATCGTTTGCAATTGTTGTCTCCATTCACTAAATGGGATGGTAAGGACTTCGTTGATAATTTGGTTCTTGCGAAAGCAAAAGGCAAATGTACGACAGACCATATCTCTCCGGGTGGTAAATGGTTGAACTACCGTGGTCACTTGGACAACATCTCTAACAACATGTTGTTGGGTGCAGACAATGCATTCACAGGTGAAATCGGTAAAGGTAAGAACCAATTGACTGGTGAAACTGGTATTGAGTTCGCGCAAATCGCACGCTCTTACCAAAAAGCTCACCAAGGTTGGGTGATCATCGGTGATGAAAACTACGGTGAAGGTTCTTCTCGTGAGCACGCAGCGATGTGCCCAAGACATCTTGGCGCAACGGCTGTTATCACGAAATCATTCGCACGTATCCACGAAACAAACTTGAAAAAACAAGGTGTGTTGGCTTTGACTTTCGTAAATCCAAAAGACTACGACAAAGTTCAAGAAGCAGACAAAGTTTCGTTGGTAGATCTTAAAGATCTAGCTCCAGGCAAAAACGTAAAAATGAACATCAAGCACGCTGATGGTTCAACTGAATCAATCGAGTTGAAACACACGTACAACGCAGAACAATTGAAATGGTTCCGCGCGGGTTCTGCATTGAACTTGATCCGTGGTCTATAA
- a CDS encoding nuclear transport factor 2 family protein, which produces MKTQEQIRQTAQQTFQNHLDYLSSGRVEDWVNLWSENGILEFPFKLPVYPDKVEGKAMIREYMNHFPDTLKVEFSKPVFHRTEDPTLVIAEFTARGHMLTSGREYNQTYISVVYTEDGKIARYKDFWDPLVALNALGENNNYKGATATM; this is translated from the coding sequence ATGAAAACACAAGAGCAAATCAGACAAACCGCACAACAAACATTCCAAAACCATCTCGACTATCTTTCTAGTGGCCGAGTTGAAGACTGGGTGAATTTATGGAGCGAAAACGGCATCCTTGAATTTCCCTTCAAGCTTCCCGTCTATCCAGACAAAGTCGAAGGTAAAGCGATGATCCGCGAATACATGAATCACTTTCCAGACACTCTGAAAGTTGAGTTTTCAAAGCCAGTATTTCATCGCACGGAAGATCCGACGCTGGTCATTGCTGAATTCACAGCCCGCGGCCACATGCTAACGTCAGGACGAGAATACAATCAAACATACATCTCTGTGGTGTATACGGAAGACGGTAAAATCGCGCGCTATAAAGACTTCTGGGATCCACTCGTCGCTTTGAATGCACTAGGTGAAAATAACAACTACAAAGGTGCGACGGCCACAATGTAA